From Vulpes vulpes isolate BD-2025 chromosome 7, VulVul3, whole genome shotgun sequence, one genomic window encodes:
- the LOC140599562 gene encoding ubiquitin carboxyl-terminal hydrolase 17-like protein 6 produces MEAAHLPRSEEPQFSASPKPQSCWSRRGGAEVHGGPSVPERTSPASKTLSSPTDPLAPAAPGLPPTKTPLSWKSLSQVGAGLQNMGNTCYVNATLQCLTYTEPLASYMLSQQHGTTCRKQTSCMLCTLQAHLTRVLCRPGRVLRPLPLLLAAFHRGKQEDAHEYLMFILDAMQQACLPEDKPSDPERPQDSTLIQQLFGGYWKSQIQCLHCQGISSTLEPYLDISLDIGAAQSVSQALEQLVKPQLLEGENAYHCSKCLEKVLASKVLTLHTSPKVLILALKRFSDLTGHKMTKEVQYPERLDMQHYLSEQRAGPLVYVLYAVLVHAGRSCHSGHYFCFVKAGNGQWYKMDDAKVSACDVTYALSQPAYVLFYMQKTDLERDLGRESVEGGLASPEADPTVVGEASGEPATDPSVNLPELEERGEETSRQQMTLDQWRCLQEHNRPKPELNVRRREIALPEDAVILHHSKYTPEMPKNHPQQTFDLLTTAAGMIPPQVAGDVAKVPRVPGRARPTKRTSKKGQRSGEAVQGCAS; encoded by the coding sequence ATGGAGGCTGCCCACCTCCCCCGCTCAGAGGAGCCTCAGTTCAGTGCCTCTCCCAAACCCCAGTCATGCTGGTCAAGGAGAGGCGGTGCTGAAGTCCATGGAGGACCCTCTGTGCCCGAGAGGACATCCCCTGCATCAAAGACACTCTCCTCCCCGACTGACCCGTTGGCTCCCGCAGCACCAGGGCTGCCTCCCACCAAGACGCCTCTGAGTTGGAAGAGCCTTTCCCAGGTGGGCGCTGGGCTTCAGAACATGGGCAACACTTGCTATGTGAATGCGACCCTGCAGTGTCTGACCTACACAGAGCCCCTCGCCAGCTACATGCTGTCCCAGCAGCACGGGACCACCTGTAGGAAGCAGACATCCTGCATGCTGTGTACTCTGCAGGCTCACCTGACGCGGGTTCTCTGCCGTCCTGGACGTGTGCTCCGGCCCCTGCCACTCCTGCTCGCCGCCTTCCACAGAGGCAAGCAGGAAGATGCCCATGAGTATCTCATGTTCATTCTGGATGCAATGCAGCAAGCATGCTTGCCTGAGGACAAGCCCTCAGACCCTGAGCGTCCTCAGGACAGCACCCTCATCCAGCAACTCTTTGGGGGGTACTGGAAGTCGCAAATCCAGTGTCTCCACTGCCAAGGCATTTCGAGCACTCTGGAACCTTACCTGGACATCAGCCTGGACATCGGGGCTGCTCAGAGTGTCAGCCAAGCTTTGGAGCAGTTGGTGAAGCCCCAACTGCTGGAAGGTGAAAATGCCTACCATTGTAGTAAGTGTCTAGAGAAGGTGCTTGCGTCCAAGGTGTTGACTTTGCACACTTCCCCGAAGGTCCTCATCCTGGCCTTGAAACGATTCTCAGACTTGACAGGCCACAAAATGACTAAGGAGGTGCAATATCCTGAGCGCCTTGACATGCAACACTACCTgtctgagcagagggcaggaccCTTGGTTTATGTGCTCTATGCCGTGCTGGTGCATGCTGGGAGGAGTTGCCACAGTGGACATTACTTCTGTTTTGTAAAGGCAGGAAATGGCCAGTGGTATAAAATGGATGATGCTAAGGTCAGCGCCTGTGATGTGACTTACGCGCTGAGCCAACCTGCCTATGTCCTCTTTTATATGCAGAAGACTGATCTGGAAAGAGACCTTGGGAGGGAGTCAGTCGAGGGAGGACTCGCATCTCCCGAGGCAGATCCCACGGTGGTGGGTGAGGCCTCAGGAGAGCCAGCAACGGATCCCTCCGTGAACCTTCCTGAGTTGGAGGAGCGTGGGGAAGAGACCTCAAGGCAACAAATGACATTAGACCAGTGGAGATGCCTCCAAGAACACAACCGACCTAAGCCTGAACTCAAtgtcaggagaagagaaattgCTCTTCCTGAGGACGCAGTCATCCTTCACCACTCCAAATACACACCTGAGATGCCGAAGAATCATCCTCAACAGACCTTCGACCTGCTCACCACTGCAGCTGGGATGATCCCACCTCAGGTGGCCGGGGATGTGGCCAAAGTCCCGCGTGTGCCAGGGAGAGCCAGACCTACCAAGAGGACGAGCAAGAAGGGACAGAGGTCTGGGGAAGCAGTCCAGGGATGCGCCTCCTAA